A window of the Apium graveolens cultivar Ventura unplaced genomic scaffold, ASM990537v1 ctg74, whole genome shotgun sequence genome harbors these coding sequences:
- the LOC141704082 gene encoding uncharacterized protein LOC141704082, translated as MGILETKVKASKATSISKKINKNWQWLFNYDHHYNGRIWVGWNPNIWEISLLSQSSQFITCHARFIEKNLSFIVTFIYAFNDAIDRVPLWDYISSTRSGSVPWAFIGDFNCISSLNEVVGGREHWTPEMQCFKDCLSDNGLESLRTVGGVYTWTNKRMHDPVLKRLDRMVANSVWFNTFTEGNVFVKHRGIMDHNPLLFVEPMQLQRFGKPFQFFNYMIEIPGFLETVSSAWDTHYHGSPIAQFNAKLKHTKLLLRKLNRDHGNIHSNVQHARVNLDDFQASVGSTTDQARISEEQDLISKLNLALAQEESFCFKRPELGGFSLETTITLSFINSAKLIGTASCASVAVNYFSHLLGTPSNSDNAVVDLSMVDCKTVTDGQASSLVAPVTNMLIFDTIKKMKRNKAPGPDGVNVEFFLATWHITGSSFCDAVRYFFEHGVMPSGVNSTFIALIPKGVTPTKMQDFRPISLCTVLYKCISKIIASRLKKVMPELVDISQSAFIPGRSISDNILLAQELFRGYERETGMPKCALKIDLHKAFDSVSWSFILAVLKKMRFPDILIGWIRVCICTTRYSVKLNGVIHGYFRGTKGLRQGDPLSLTYSLYA; from the exons ATGGGTATTTTGGAAACAAAGGTCAAGGCTTCTAAAGCTACAAGTATCTCGAAGAAGATTAATAAAAATTGGCAGTGGTTATTTAACTATGACCATCATTACAATGGTAGAATTTGGGTTGGATGGAATCCAAATATTTGGGAAATTTCTTTGCTTTCGCAATCTTCTCAATTTATTACTTGCCATGCTAGATTTATTGAAAAAAATCTGAGCTTTATTGTCACGTTTATTTATGCTTTTAATGATGCTATTGATCGTGTGCCTCTTTGGGATTATATCAGTTCTACCCGCTCCGGTTCTGTGCCTTGGGCCTTCATTGGTGATTTTAACTGCATCTCTAGCTTGAATGAAGTTGTTGGTGGCCGTGAGCACTGGACTCCTGAGATGCAGTGTTTTAAGGACTGTCTGAGTGACAATGGCTTAGAATCTCTTCGAACTGTTGGTGGTGTTTACACTTGGACTAATAAGCGGATGCATGATCCGGTTCTTAAGCGCCTTGATCGTATGGTTGCAAATTCTGTTTGGTTTAATACTTTCACTGAGGGCAATGTTTTTGTTAAGCATCGAGGCATAATGGACCATAACCCCCTTCTTTTTGTTGAACCTATGCAGCTCCAGAGATTCGGTAAACCATTTCAATTTTTCAATTATATGATCGAGATTCCTGGATTTTTGGAAACTGTTTCTTCTGCTTGGGATACTCATTATCATGGGTCTCCTATAGCCCAGTTCAATGCAAAGCTTAAGCATACTAAGTTGCTGCTTCGTAAGCTTAATAGGGATCATGGTAATATTCACAGTAATGTTCAGCATGCTCGTGTTAATCTTGATGACTTCCAGGCCTCTGTTGGCTCCACAACTGATCAAGCTCGAATTTCTGAAGAGCAGGACCTTATCTCTAAACTGAACCTGGCTTTGGCCCAAGAAGAATCCTTTTGCTTCAAAAGGCCAGAGTTAGGTGGCTTCAGCTTGGAGACAACAATAACTCTTTCTTTCATCAACAGTGCAAAGTTAATTGGAACC GCTTCGTGTGCTTCTGTTGCTGTGAATTATTTCTCTCATCTTTTGGGAACTCCTAGCAACTCTGACAATGCTGTTGTTGATCTTTCTATGGTCGATTGCAAAACAGTCACTGATGGCCAAGCTAGTTCCCTAGTAGCTCCAGTGACGAACATGCTGATTTTTGACACCATCAAGAAAATGAAAAGGAACAAAGCCCCTGGTCCTGATGGGGTTAATGTGGAATTTTTCCTTGCTACTTGGCACATTACAGGTTCTAGCTTCTGTGATGCAGTTAGATACTTTTTCGAGCACGGTGTGATGCCTTCAGGAGTTAACTCCACGTTCATTGCTTTGATTCCTAAAGGAGTAACCCCAACCAAAATGCAGGACTTTAGACCAATTTCTCTATGCACAGTTCTTTATAAATGCATTTCAAAGATCATCGCTTCCAGATTAAAGAAGGTCATGCCTGAGTTGGTTGACATATCTCAATCAGCTTTTATACCAGGCAGGTCTATTTCGGACAATATCCTGCTGGCTCAGGAGCTGTTCAGAGGATATGAAAGGGAGACAGGCATGCCCAAGTGTGCTCTTAAAATTGATTTGCATAAGGCTTTCGACTCTGTTAGTTGGAGCTTTATCTTAGCAGTTCTAAAGAAAATGAGATTTCCAGATATCTTGATTGGTTGGATAAGGGTATGCATTTGTACAACTCGATATTCTGTCAAATTAAATGGGGTCATTCATGGTTACTTCAGAGGTACTAAAGGTCTTCGACAAGGTGACCCTTTGTCACTTACATATTCGCTTTATGCATGA